The following proteins are co-located in the uncultured Propionivibrio sp. genome:
- a CDS encoding CHAD domain-containing protein, which yields MSREIELKLRLSPAQGKRLSLSPRLAGLVAEKKQLFNTYYDTPGLELRARGIALRLRRQGANDWRMTVKGGDAGAGGLAQRREWEAPTAPGCFDFGIVGDPELRAFLEVRRADLLPVFTTDFLRTAWRLTSPEATVELALDRGWVKATTVSGEHREVRETICEVEIELLQGQSSDALFDLAIDLAAEFHLHPEIVSKAERGYALAAGTVAPPLRAATVRIGREATPVEAFRVAAAACLVHLQRNEAGAIAGRDPEYVHQARVAIRRLRSAFRIFEPVLSPDFVATYLPRWKRLGEQLGRARDWDVLLAETLAPLEAAFPGHAELSFLREAAQARRLTADAAAAGTLKRSEYSRLLLAFSAALLRQSEPTIAALAAPEAVTKPRRFAADRLQRQWKKAVVLARQCAPATAEHRHCLRIELKKLRYALDFFAPLLPRAEQSRYQALLARLQETAGAYHDQVTATRLIAELRTAGTTDSLVSGWIAGRMQLLSGLFDAEIKRFLDATPPWR from the coding sequence ATGTCCCGTGAAATCGAGTTGAAGCTCCGCTTGTCACCGGCGCAGGGTAAGAGGCTGTCGCTCAGCCCGCGCCTGGCCGGCCTCGTGGCGGAAAAGAAACAGCTGTTCAACACCTATTACGATACGCCCGGCCTTGAATTGCGGGCCCGCGGTATTGCCTTGCGGCTGCGGCGGCAGGGGGCGAACGACTGGCGCATGACCGTCAAGGGCGGCGATGCGGGGGCGGGCGGTCTGGCGCAACGGCGCGAATGGGAGGCGCCGACTGCGCCCGGATGCTTCGATTTCGGCATCGTCGGCGATCCGGAGTTGCGCGCCTTTCTGGAAGTGCGTCGCGCCGATCTGCTGCCCGTCTTTACCACCGATTTTCTGCGGACAGCCTGGCGGCTGACCTCGCCCGAAGCGACCGTTGAACTGGCGCTCGATCGCGGCTGGGTCAAGGCAACCACGGTTTCCGGCGAGCATCGGGAAGTTCGCGAAACGATCTGTGAAGTCGAAATCGAATTGCTGCAAGGCCAATCGAGTGACGCGTTGTTTGATTTGGCCATCGATCTGGCGGCCGAATTTCATCTGCATCCCGAGATTGTCAGCAAGGCCGAGCGCGGTTATGCGCTTGCCGCCGGGACGGTGGCGCCGCCGCTGCGCGCCGCGACGGTGCGGATCGGGCGCGAGGCGACGCCGGTCGAGGCGTTTCGTGTTGCCGCAGCCGCCTGTCTCGTGCATTTGCAACGCAACGAAGCCGGCGCGATTGCCGGGCGAGACCCCGAGTACGTCCACCAGGCGCGGGTGGCGATCCGTCGTTTGCGTTCGGCATTTCGCATCTTCGAGCCGGTGCTCTCGCCGGATTTCGTCGCTACCTACCTGCCGCGCTGGAAGCGGCTCGGCGAACAACTCGGCCGGGCGCGCGACTGGGACGTGCTGCTGGCCGAAACCCTGGCCCCGCTTGAGGCCGCGTTCCCTGGCCATGCCGAGCTTTCTTTCCTGCGCGAGGCGGCGCAGGCGCGTCGCCTCACCGCCGACGCTGCCGCCGCCGGCACGCTGAAACGCAGCGAATACAGCCGCTTGCTGCTGGCATTCTCGGCGGCGCTGTTGCGCCAGTCGGAGCCGACCATCGCCGCCCTTGCAGCGCCGGAAGCCGTGACGAAACCACGGCGCTTCGCCGCCGATCGGCTGCAACGGCAGTGGAAGAAGGCAGTCGTCCTGGCACGTCAGTGCGCACCGGCGACGGCCGAGCACCGGCATTGCTTGCGGATCGAGCTGAAGAAGCTGCGCTATGCGCTCGATTTCTTTGCACCGCTGCTGCCGCGTGCCGAGCAGTCACGCTATCAGGCCTTGCTGGCGCGGTTGCAGGAAACCGCCGGCGCCTATCACGATCAGGTAACCGCAACGCGGCTAATCGCCGAACTGCGGACGGCTGGTACCACCGATTCGCTGGTATCGGGCTGGATTGCCGGGCGGATGCAACTGCTGTCCGGCCTGTTCGACGCCGAGATCAAACGCTTCCTCGACGCGACGCCGCCCTGGCGCTGA